The region GCGATCTTCTTCAGCCTGAATTTGTTTTGTGACATCCCGTGAGGCGGAAAGTATCGAGCGTTCGCCGTTGTGGTTCTCACAGACCATGTCGATGCCGTCGAGCCACCTCCACGAACCGTCCTTGTGCCTGCAGCGAGTAAGCGGATAGTGGATAATCTTGCCAACTTCCGGGTAGACCGCCTCGTAGGCGGCGCGAGAGGCTTCTCGGTCATCTGGGTGGACATTGGCAAACTGGGTCTCCGTGTCGGGTAGATCTTCCTTCGTGTAGCCCAGCACATCGTAGAGGGATGAGTTCGCCCAAACGACCCGACCGTCCTTGTCTGACTGTTGCAGGATGACATCGTGATTGAGTTCGTCCAGGATGCGGTAGCGCTCCTCGCTTTCGCGGAGCTCTTCGAGGGCACGTTGGGTTTTTGATACATCTCGCACTACGGAGAGAATCACTCTTTCTCCCGTCTCGGTCTGGTAGACGCGGTCACCTCCCTCGTACCAGCCGTATGATCCGTCCTTGTGTCGGATCCGATAGGGCTCGTACGAACAGCTGGCGCCCACTTCTTTGCACTCAGCGTAGAACGTCGTACAGACGCGTTCACGGTCGTCTGGGTGGAGGATCTCTTCGAAGGCGCGCCGGGTTTTGAAGTAGTCGGCCGTGTAACCCCATAGATTCATGAGGCCCGAATTGGCCCAGATCAGCTCGCCGTCTGGATTCGTAATGAGCAGCACCATATCGCGACTCATCTCGTCGACCATCTGGTTCCGCTCACGGGTCTCGCGCAGAGAGAGGTTCGTCTGCGAGATCGCAGAGATGTCCCTCACGTGAGCAATCAGATTGGGAGTGCCCTCCGAATTCCGGTAGGGGCACGCCACGACCTCGAACGTTTTCCACCGCCCGTCCTTGTGGCACAGTCGACAGGAAAGGACTTGGCTATCTCCGGAGGCCATGAGCTTCGCGAAGCGCTCTTGGAGATGGCCCCAATCCTCTTTGTGGATCCAGTCCGGGCGGCCGTGATGGATCACCTCGTCCGGCGTATAGCCGAGTACCGTCTGTATGCTCGGCGTGACGTGGGTAATCCTGAAGCGCTCGTCCAGCTCGACCGCAAAGGTTCCGGCGGATTCCAGCAGGTTGAAATAGGCGGCAGTCTTGGCAGCGAAGTCGAATGACGCATTCGCTTCGTAGAGCGCTTCAAAGCTGGCCAGGCGCCGCTTCAGCGCTTCATTTTCCTCGACCAGATCGCGCTTTGTCTTTTGCGCATCAGCGCTCATTAAGCTGTCCTCTGGTGGAGGTGCATCGGGGCCACCTCAACGCCTCTCCATCTTACACCCGACGCCCGCCGCGATCCATTACAAGAGAGGGTCCTTTTGGATCGGACTCTCCCGCCAATACCAGCCTGCTGGCGCGAAATCCCTATTACCTCACACATCGCGTTAGACTCCGCGCGAGGAGAACGGAATGCAGCAAGGACGACCGAATGGCACGGACTTGATCGGCGGTATCGCGAGCACGCGCATCGTGCCCGGGGACCCGCCGACGCACGGCGACGATTGCGTGAGTCTCTCTGCCTGGGGCTTCGAAGATTCGCGCTTTGAGGCACGCGCGGACAGAAGCGTCGTCATGATGGGGGATCGCTATGCGATCTCCGGGTCCGTGCTGCCCGATCTGCTGCCCTGGATGGAGGGCGTGCTTGGGGTGGAACTGAACCCCAATGATGTTCATCCCCCTTCGTATCCACCCAAGGTTCAAGAGCCGAAGACCGACGAGTCCTTCCTGGCAGCACTCCGCAAGTTTCTCCCCGAATCCTCTATCTGCAATGACCCTCAAGTCCGTTTGCGACACGCGCATGGGCACTCCCAGGAGGACATGTGGGCGATTCGTTATCAGCAACCGCCCCGGCTTCCGGACCTGGTGATCCAGCCCGGGTGTGAGGAAGATGTCGAAGCCATCATGGACGTCGCGATCCAGCACCGGGTCTGTCTGGTCCCGTTCGGCGGGGGTACCAATGTCACCGAGGCGCTCGCAGTTCCCGAAAGCGAACAACGACTGTTGGTGTCGGTGGATCTGAGTCGCCTGAACCGAATCTTGTGGATCGACCCGACGAACATGACTGCCTGCATTCAGGCGGGTGCTGTCGGGCGCCACGTGGCATCACAGCTTGCGGAGTACGGTTTCATCATAGGCCACGAGCCTGACAGCATTGAGTTCTCGACGGTAGGCGGCTGGGTTGCCACCCATGCGAGCGGCATGAAGAAGAACCGCTACGGAAATATCGAAGACCTGTTGCTCGACGTTCGGATCGTTACGCCGGACGGCGTAATCGAGCGCGACAACGTTTGTCCCAGAGAAAGCATCGGCATCGACCCGCGTCGTTGGATTCTCGGCTCGGAGGGAACCCTCGGGATCGTCACCCGGGTAGTGATGAAGAT is a window of Myxococcales bacterium DNA encoding:
- a CDS encoding FAD-binding oxidoreductase, which gives rise to MQQGRPNGTDLIGGIASTRIVPGDPPTHGDDCVSLSAWGFEDSRFEARADRSVVMMGDRYAISGSVLPDLLPWMEGVLGVELNPNDVHPPSYPPKVQEPKTDESFLAALRKFLPESSICNDPQVRLRHAHGHSQEDMWAIRYQQPPRLPDLVIQPGCEEDVEAIMDVAIQHRVCLVPFGGGTNVTEALAVPESEQRLLVSVDLSRLNRILWIDPTNMTACIQAGAVGRHVASQLAEYGFIIGHEPDSIEFSTVGGWVATHASGMKKNRYGNIEDLLLDVRIVTPDGVIERDNVCPRESIGIDPRRWILGSEGTLGIVTRVVMKIFPVPEVQHYDAVLFRNFESGVAFLYDLQREAVPPASVRLVDNLQFQLSQTLKPKAEGAKALMRKFERLYVTGLRGFDPDQMVACSFVFEGSKVEVRSQEHAVAKLAKRHRGMHAGAENGRRGYQLTFGIAYLRDFIMRHWVLAESFETSVSWSQALTLCENVKRRVREEYAARGLPGAPFISCRITQLYHSGVCIYFYFAHHYKGLDHPSEIYAELESCARDEVLKSGGSLSHHHGVGKLRLGFLPRVLSPAALRWAAALKQSLDPENVLGAGNLLPPAPASEATDSE
- a CDS encoding PAS domain-containing protein, whose protein sequence is MSADAQKTKRDLVEENEALKRRLASFEALYEANASFDFAAKTAAYFNLLESAGTFAVELDERFRITHVTPSIQTVLGYTPDEVIHHGRPDWIHKEDWGHLQERFAKLMASGDSQVLSCRLCHKDGRWKTFEVVACPYRNSEGTPNLIAHVRDISAISQTNLSLRETRERNQMVDEMSRDMVLLITNPDGELIWANSGLMNLWGYTADYFKTRRAFEEILHPDDRERVCTTFYAECKEVGASCSYEPYRIRHKDGSYGWYEGGDRVYQTETGERVILSVVRDVSKTQRALEELRESEERYRILDELNHDVILQQSDKDGRVVWANSSLYDVLGYTKEDLPDTETQFANVHPDDREASRAAYEAVYPEVGKIIHYPLTRCRHKDGSWRWLDGIDMVCENHNGERSILSASRDVTKQIQAEEDR